The window ATATTTGCGCCATCAATTATTGCTGCCTCATAACACTCTTCGTCAAATCCCATTATAGCTGCAAGATATAAAACGCTTCCGTAACCTACCCATTTCCATACATATAACATTGGCAAAAGGAAATACCAGTAAGTAGGATTTGAGTAGATATCTATAGGCTCACCACCAAGGTTTTTTATCAAGGTGTTAATAAGACCATAATCATAGTTGAAAAAGTTATACATCATGGCTGCTACAACAACCCACGATACAAAATACGGTAAAAACATGACAGACTGGATGAACTTTTTAAATATCTTACCTGCAAGCTCAGCTATAAAAATTGCGCACGCAACTGAAAATACTGTGTATGCAGCTAAAAAAGCTAAGTTGTAAAGAATAGTGTTTTTTGTGACAAGCCAAGCTCTGCCCGAAGCAAAGAAATACTCAAAGTTTTTGAAGCCGTTCCATGGACTGAAAAGTATTCCATCTCGATAGTTGAACTCTTTAAAAGCAAGAACAATTCCACCCATTGGTATGTAGGCAAACAGAATGTAGTAAATTGCTACTGGTAAGAACATGGCATAAAGTACTTTGTTCTTTTTTATTTCGTGCCAAAAACCATTCTTCTTCAATTTCTGCCACTCCTTTGTAGTGATTGAACAAATCAATTATTTTAGTTTCTTATATTTCTTATTATAAAAGGTCAGTTAAAAATTCATATCAGACAAAATTAATATTTTCTTTGTAAAATTAAGATGATAAAAATTGCAAAAAAATAAAAGCTGGCCTTTCAAAACCAGCTTTCCTATCTTTTTGAGCATTGCAAGGAGAAAAAATTAAAATGCTGCTGTGGCTATTCTTCCACAGGAAACAGGACTTTTACAACTGTTTTCTCGTTGATTTTGCTCTCGTAAAACAGTCCAGCTTCATTTCCAAAATAGATTTTTAATCTCTCATTTATATTTTTTATACCAAAACCATGTCCTTTTGACGTCTCAACTTCTCCTTTCTTTATCTTTTCAAGTACTTCTTTACTGATTCCAACGCCATCGTCAATGACACATATCGCAGCCATTTTGTCATCTAATATTTCGCCTTTTATGATTATAGTACCTTTCTGCTCGTCTTTTTCCAAAATTCCATGGTGAATAGAATTTTCAACAAGCGGCTGAAGTGTCAGTTTTGGTATCCGCGCTTTTAGAAGTTTTTGTGGAACATCTATCTTAAGGTCAATGCAGTTGTCAAACCTGTAATTTTGAATCATCACATAGGCTTTTACATGTTCTATCTCATTTTCCACTGTTACTACATCCTCACCCTTGCTAAGACTTAATTTATAAAATTGAGAAAGAGAGGTTACAAGCCTTGAAATATCTTCATTTTTGTTCTTAATTGCAATCCAGTTTATAAGGTCAAGGGTGTTGTACAAAAAATGCGGATTTATCTGGGACTGAAGAGCTTTGAGCTCTAAATTTTTCTTCTCTTTCCCAAGCTGGTATTGTTCATGCAAAAGTTCTTTTATCTTTTTTAGCATATAGTTAAACGTATATATGAGCTGTCCAACCTCGTCTTGAGAGTGTGAATCCAGTTCTATATTAAAATCACCTTTTTCAATTACTTTTTTCATATTATAAGTAAGCCTTTTAATTCTTGATGTACTTGATGTCGCTGCCCAAAAAGAAAATATTAAAGTAAAAGGTGCAATCAAGAATATCATGAAAAATACCTGTTTAATAGTCTTTATATTAAGCTCATGAATCTCTTTGTAAGGTGTAACAAGTACAAGATACCAATCTGTATCACTAATATTCCTTGTTCGAATAAGAAGTTTCTCACCCTCTACTTCCATTTCAACAACATTTGCCTCTTGAGATAATATATTTTCTTTTATTCCTTTTATTATATCTTTCACAGATAAATTTGTTCCATTTAAAGAACGTGCAACAACTTCACTATTTGAATTGACAATAAAAGCAAGTGTTCTGTTTGTAAATAAAGCCTGATTTAGTATTCTTTCAATTTCAGTAATTGAGATATCAGCTCTGAGGGCAGCTCTGTATTCACTAATATTCTTAGGGTCTGGAATCAGTCTTATCAAAGACACAATATCTTTTCGTGCAACATTAAGCATTTTGGGGGTAACCCAAGCAAAAAGCTCCCCTTTTAAAACCATCTGCTGATACCATGGAAGCTTCTCTATCCGTTCAAAGAGAAAATAGCTGTCTGTCTCGCTAAGTTTTGCCAATCCCTGTGTCATATAAATTGAGATGCTAAGTATATCGAAATTTTGGCATGTGCTGTAAAAAAGTTTTGTTAATCTTTGGGAATCTACAAGCCAGTTACCTATATTTTCGTAGTAATAATCATCTGGCCTGTTTACAAGCTCTTGCACAGTTGAATCAAGAGCTAAAATGTTCAGTACATTTTTGACTGATGAGACCCTGTTTTCTAAGAAAGAAACTGTCTGGTCCACAATCTTGCCAGAAGAATAAATAGCCTGTTTTTCCACATCCCTTCCAACAATAACATAGTTCATAAAAGAAAATATACCAAATGATATTAAAATCACAAACATATATGAAGCAAACAATTTGTATTTTATACTCATATTTGAAAAAGTATTTGCGATCATTTTCATACATAATACCTCTCTCTAAATTCAGATGGAGTCATCCCAACCTTCTTTTTGAACAAGGCTGAGAAATAATTCGGGTCTCCAAACCCAACTCTCTCTGCAATCTCATATAGCCTGATGCTATTATCTTTTAGAAGCTGTTTGGCTTTTTCAATTCTGACCTCAGTTATATAATCGTTAAGTGTCTTACCAGTTGCTTTTTTAAACATACTACATAAATAATTCGGACTGAAATAAAAATGGTTAGCTATCTTTTGAACACTCAGATGCTTGTCATAGAAGTTTTCTTCAATAAACCTCATTATTCTATATACCTTTCGATTTAAATTGACACGTGTTGTAAATAGATCAAATATCTCGTCAAGCGTCTCATAAATAACCTCTTTTAACTGGTTTAAAGTAAACTTTTGTTCTATTTCATGCCACTTTTTTGATCTCCCAGCCTCATCCAAAAGTTGCGTTATTTTTCTTTGTCTCCCTACTTGGTATGCAATCAATATCATCTCAAAAAATATATTTTTAACCTTTTCAATCTCAATATTCTGGTTTGACCTTAGCCAAAAATATAGTTTCTCAATTTCTTCTTTTGCTTTTTTTATCTCATCCTTTTTCAGATACTCCTCAAATTTTTCAAAGTCAAAACTAACTTCCTGTTCTCTTTTGCCAACAAAACCTTCATATGTATATATATTACCAAAACCATTATAAAATACATTTCTCTTGAGCAACTTGAACATGCTTTCTACGGTTTCTTTTGCTTGACTTGTATTTATTGAGTTAGCAATCATCAAAGAAATCTCTGCTTTCTGTAATAAAGCTTCTTTTAGTATATTTACTGCCTTGTTTATGTCAATCCCACTTTTTTCGCTGCAGATAAGAACAAAACTGCTCTGTGATAAAAACGAAAATAACACAGAAATTCTTGATGCAAAGTCTTGACCCAAAACTTGTTTATAAATTTCTTTTGATATTATCCCATCCGAACAAGCCTCTTCAGTCTTCCAGTCTACAAATCCAACAATAACATCTAATGTTGATGTTAAAAAATGTTCGGCAGCATGTTTTTGGAAAATGCTATAATCTGTATAGTCTTTTAATAGCTGCTGAACAAGCTGTGTAGCAGCATAATATATACTCTCACTGTAATGTTCTTTCAGTCTTTCTTTTTCTTCCTCTTCTTTTCTCTCAAACTCTATAATCTCCACAACTTTTTTCATAGTGCTTTTAATCTTTTCTATATCGAGAGGTTTTTCAATGTAGTCAACTGCATTTAAACGAATGGCTGATAAAAGATACTCTTTTTCAGCATAGCCACTTATAAAAACTATTTTACATTTTGGGAAAATATTTTTTAATCTCCTAGAAAACTCTATACCATCCATCCGTGGCATTCTTACATCGCACAGCAGAATATCGGGAGTGTAAGTTTTTACAATTTCTAAAGCTTCTTGACCATTTTTAGCACTCTTAATTTCTCCAATCCCAAACTCATTCCATGGTATCAGTGTTTCAAGACTTTCTCTTGTTATTCTTTCATCTTCTACAATTAAAAGTTTAAACATTTTATTTGTTTTCCTCCCAACAGTGAAAAAAGCTAATCTTGCACAATTTTTTGTAGACTTTCTACTTGAATATTATACACCATGTAAACTTTTTTAGTATCTAAAATTTAAAAAAGCCTGTCCATGTTGATTTTTCTCTTTTGAAATAATGGACAGGCAGCAAGCTTTTTTAATATTTATTTTGCCGTATAAAAGCATCTTTTTGGTGACTCTATCAGTCCTTCACTTTTTAGTTCCTTGATAGCTTTTTCAACCTCTTTTTTGTCAAGTCCTGTTTTTAGCATAATATCTTGAGTTTTCATAGGCTTAGTAGAATTTTTCAGTGCTTCTAATACCATCTCTTTTGCATTCATAAATGTCATCTCCTTCCGTATTATTAATTTTTACAAACCTATCTTTCAATAGATTTTTATACCCACGTTTTGTTCTTTGTAACAATCTCTTTTACTTTAAAGTGATATAATTATATATGTAGACTTTTCAAAAGAAGGAGATGATGAGCATGAAAAGCTTATTATCTTCTTCATACATTTTGATGTTTGATGAATATTATTCTTTTCAGCCAAGGCTCAAAGAGATGTGCAGTTGCATTGACCTTAAAGACTTTTCTTCAATTAGATTCATGTGTTCAAAAAAGGTACTCGACTCAATCTCAGAAAAGATAAAAAAAGTTGAAAATTCTTTGTTTTTTCTTGGTGCTGGCGAATTTCATCACTTTACATATATGCTCTTAAAAAAATTTGATAAAACCATTTCTTTAATAGTCATAGACAAACATATTGACTATTCAGATACATACCAAGGATTTATAACATGCGGTTCATGGTTAAAAGATGTAGCTAGATTAAACCAAATTGCCGAAATCTTTGTTCTCTCAGAGGATAAAAGAAATGTCCATAACAATAAGGTTAAAATTTTCTCACCACTTGAATACAAAAAAATAAAACCTTGCCTACCAGTTTATATTAGCATTGACAAGGACATTTTGACAAAGTCCTCAATAAACACAACTTGGGACCAGGGACATTGCCAGCCAAAAACCTTAATTGAAATAGTTTCATATTTTTCATCAGCTTTTGAAATAGTTGGAGCAGATATTTGTGGTGAACCACCTGCACAGTTTTTCTCACCTG is drawn from Caldicellulosiruptor diazotrophicus and contains these coding sequences:
- a CDS encoding response regulator; the protein is MFKLLIVEDERITRESLETLIPWNEFGIGEIKSAKNGQEALEIVKTYTPDILLCDVRMPRMDGIEFSRRLKNIFPKCKIVFISGYAEKEYLLSAIRLNAVDYIEKPLDIEKIKSTMKKVVEIIEFERKEEEEKERLKEHYSESIYYAATQLVQQLLKDYTDYSIFQKHAAEHFLTSTLDVIVGFVDWKTEEACSDGIISKEIYKQVLGQDFASRISVLFSFLSQSSFVLICSEKSGIDINKAVNILKEALLQKAEISLMIANSINTSQAKETVESMFKLLKRNVFYNGFGNIYTYEGFVGKREQEVSFDFEKFEEYLKKDEIKKAKEEIEKLYFWLRSNQNIEIEKVKNIFFEMILIAYQVGRQRKITQLLDEAGRSKKWHEIEQKFTLNQLKEVIYETLDEIFDLFTTRVNLNRKVYRIMRFIEENFYDKHLSVQKIANHFYFSPNYLCSMFKKATGKTLNDYITEVRIEKAKQLLKDNSIRLYEIAERVGFGDPNYFSALFKKKVGMTPSEFRERYYV
- a CDS encoding cache domain-containing sensor histidine kinase — translated: MKMIANTFSNMSIKYKLFASYMFVILISFGIFSFMNYVIVGRDVEKQAIYSSGKIVDQTVSFLENRVSSVKNVLNILALDSTVQELVNRPDDYYYENIGNWLVDSQRLTKLFYSTCQNFDILSISIYMTQGLAKLSETDSYFLFERIEKLPWYQQMVLKGELFAWVTPKMLNVARKDIVSLIRLIPDPKNISEYRAALRADISITEIERILNQALFTNRTLAFIVNSNSEVVARSLNGTNLSVKDIIKGIKENILSQEANVVEMEVEGEKLLIRTRNISDTDWYLVLVTPYKEIHELNIKTIKQVFFMIFLIAPFTLIFSFWAATSSTSRIKRLTYNMKKVIEKGDFNIELDSHSQDEVGQLIYTFNYMLKKIKELLHEQYQLGKEKKNLELKALQSQINPHFLYNTLDLINWIAIKNKNEDISRLVTSLSQFYKLSLSKGEDVVTVENEIEHVKAYVMIQNYRFDNCIDLKIDVPQKLLKARIPKLTLQPLVENSIHHGILEKDEQKGTIIIKGEILDDKMAAICVIDDGVGISKEVLEKIKKGEVETSKGHGFGIKNINERLKIYFGNEAGLFYESKINEKTVVKVLFPVEE
- a CDS encoding phenylalanine--tRNA ligase subunit alpha, translating into MNAKEMVLEALKNSTKPMKTQDIMLKTGLDKKEVEKAIKELKSEGLIESPKRCFYTAK
- a CDS encoding ABC transporter permease, producing MKKNGFWHEIKKNKVLYAMFLPVAIYYILFAYIPMGGIVLAFKEFNYRDGILFSPWNGFKNFEYFFASGRAWLVTKNTILYNLAFLAAYTVFSVACAIFIAELAGKIFKKFIQSVMFLPYFVSWVVVAAMMYNFFNYDYGLINTLIKNLGGEPIDIYSNPTYWYFLLPMLYVWKWVGYGSVLYLAAIMGFDEECYEAAIIDGANIFQRIFYITIPMLKPTMIILILLALGRILRGEFDMFYQIIGNNGLLLDYTDIIDTLVFRSLMQVQDIGMASAAGAYQSVLCFVIIMFVNWLVRRYDKDYALF
- a CDS encoding arginase family protein; amino-acid sequence: MKSLLSSSYILMFDEYYSFQPRLKEMCSCIDLKDFSSIRFMCSKKVLDSISEKIKKVENSLFFLGAGEFHHFTYMLLKKFDKTISLIVIDKHIDYSDTYQGFITCGSWLKDVARLNQIAEIFVLSEDKRNVHNNKVKIFSPLEYKKIKPCLPVYISIDKDILTKSSINTTWDQGHCQPKTLIEIVSYFSSAFEIVGADICGEPPAQFFSPEHKKSEDINLKLLLLLTAKSQSIVA